A genomic window from Streptomyces brevispora includes:
- the pyrR gene encoding bifunctional pyr operon transcriptional regulator/uracil phosphoribosyltransferase PyrR — MDAQHDATGNAARPVLEAPDIARVLTRIAHEIVERAKGADDVVLLGIPTRGVFLARRLADKLEEITGRKMPVGSLDITMYRDDLRMHPARALARTEIPGEGIEGRLVVLVDDVLFSGRTIRAALDALGDIGRPRAVQLAVLVDRGHRELPIRADYVGKNLPTSLRETVKVQLAEEDGRDAVLLGVERTAPAGRQ; from the coding sequence ATGGACGCACAGCACGACGCCACCGGCAATGCGGCACGCCCCGTTCTCGAGGCTCCCGACATCGCCCGAGTACTCACTCGCATCGCCCACGAGATCGTCGAACGCGCCAAGGGCGCCGACGACGTGGTGCTTCTCGGCATCCCGACCCGCGGCGTCTTCCTCGCCCGCCGGCTCGCCGACAAGCTCGAAGAGATCACCGGCCGGAAGATGCCGGTCGGCTCCCTCGACATCACGATGTACCGCGACGACCTGCGGATGCACCCGGCACGGGCCCTGGCACGCACCGAGATCCCCGGCGAGGGCATCGAGGGCCGCCTGGTCGTCCTCGTCGACGACGTCCTCTTCTCCGGCCGTACGATCCGCGCCGCGCTCGACGCGCTCGGCGACATCGGCCGCCCGCGCGCCGTGCAGCTCGCGGTCCTCGTCGACCGCGGACACCGCGAACTCCCGATCCGTGCCGACTACGTCGGCAAGAACCTCCCCACGTCGCTGCGGGAGACGGTCAAGGTCCAGCTCGCCGAGGAGGACGGCCGCGACGCCGTGCTGCTCGGTGTCGAGCGGACCGCCCCGGCGGGCCGGCAGTAG
- the carA gene encoding glutamine-hydrolyzing carbamoyl-phosphate synthase small subunit has translation MTISTRGAAKAPAVLVLEDGRAFRGRAYGAVGETFGEAVFSTGMTGYQETLTDPSYHRQVVVMTAPHVGNTGVNDEDPESKRIWVAGYVVRDPARVSSNWRSQRSLDEELVSQGVVGICGIDTRALTRHLRERGAMRVGIFSGNALADDGTLLAKVRQTPEMTGADLSAEVATKEAYVVPAIGTKKFTVAAVDLGIKGMTPHRMAERGIEVHVLPATATLEEVYAVKPDGVFFSNGPGDPSTADHPVSVMQGVLERKTPLFGICFGNQILGRALGFGTYKLKYGHRGINQPVQDRSTGKVEVTAHNHGFAVDAPLDKVSDTAYGRAEVSHVCLNDQVVEGLQLLDRPAFSVQYHPEAAAGPHDAAYLFDRFVSLMEGQRA, from the coding sequence ATGACGATCTCCACCCGGGGAGCCGCCAAGGCTCCCGCCGTACTCGTCCTGGAGGACGGCCGCGCCTTCCGCGGCCGTGCCTACGGGGCTGTGGGGGAGACCTTCGGCGAGGCGGTGTTCTCCACCGGCATGACCGGCTACCAGGAGACGCTGACCGACCCCTCGTACCACCGCCAGGTCGTCGTGATGACCGCCCCGCACGTCGGCAACACCGGTGTGAACGACGAGGACCCCGAGTCGAAGCGCATCTGGGTCGCCGGCTACGTCGTGCGCGACCCCGCCCGGGTGTCCTCCAACTGGCGTTCGCAGCGCTCGCTCGACGAGGAGCTCGTGAGCCAGGGCGTCGTCGGGATCTGCGGCATCGACACCCGCGCGCTCACCCGCCACCTGCGCGAGCGCGGCGCGATGCGCGTCGGCATTTTCTCCGGCAACGCACTCGCCGACGACGGTACGCTGCTCGCCAAGGTGCGCCAGACCCCCGAGATGACCGGCGCCGACCTCTCCGCCGAGGTCGCCACGAAGGAGGCCTACGTCGTCCCCGCGATCGGCACCAAGAAGTTCACCGTTGCCGCGGTCGACCTCGGCATCAAGGGCATGACCCCGCACCGGATGGCCGAGCGCGGCATCGAGGTGCACGTGCTGCCCGCCACCGCCACCCTGGAGGAGGTGTACGCGGTGAAGCCCGACGGCGTCTTCTTCTCCAACGGCCCCGGCGACCCCTCCACCGCCGACCACCCGGTCTCCGTCATGCAGGGCGTCCTGGAGCGGAAGACCCCGCTCTTCGGCATCTGCTTCGGCAACCAGATCCTGGGCCGCGCCCTCGGCTTCGGCACGTACAAGCTGAAGTACGGCCACCGCGGCATCAACCAGCCCGTGCAGGACCGTTCGACCGGCAAGGTCGAGGTCACCGCGCACAACCACGGATTCGCCGTCGACGCCCCGCTCGACAAGGTCTCCGACACCGCCTACGGGCGGGCCGAGGTCTCGCACGTCTGCCTGAACGACCAGGTCGTCGAGGGCCTCCAGCTCCTCGACCGGCCGGCCTTCAGCGTCCAGTACCACCCCGAGGCCGCCGCCGGCCCGCACGACGCCGCGTACCTCTTCGACCGTTTCGTATCCCTGATGGAGGGCCAGCGTGCCTAA
- the nusB gene encoding transcription antitermination factor NusB — translation MAARNTARKRAFQILFEADQRGESVQTVLADWVRHSRSDTRQPPVTEYTMELVEGYAQYADRIDDLIVTYAVDWEIDRMPVVDRNILRLGAYELIWVDATPDAVVIDEAVQIAKEFSTDDSPSFVNGLLARFKDLKPNLRREQ, via the coding sequence GTGGCTGCCCGGAATACGGCCCGCAAGCGCGCCTTCCAGATCCTTTTCGAGGCCGACCAGCGCGGTGAGTCCGTGCAGACGGTCCTCGCGGACTGGGTGCGGCACTCGCGGTCCGACACCCGTCAGCCGCCGGTCACCGAGTACACGATGGAGCTTGTCGAGGGGTACGCGCAGTATGCGGACCGGATCGACGACCTCATCGTCACCTATGCCGTGGACTGGGAGATCGACCGCATGCCGGTCGTCGACCGGAACATCCTGCGGCTCGGTGCGTACGAGCTGATCTGGGTGGACGCGACCCCGGACGCGGTGGTGATCGACGAGGCGGTGCAGATCGCCAAGGAGTTCTCCACCGACGACTCCCCGTCCTTCGTGAACGGCCTGCTGGCCCGTTTCAAGGACCTCAAGCCGAACCTTCGCCGGGAGCAGTAG
- a CDS encoding aspartate carbamoyltransferase catalytic subunit, translating to MKRHLISAADLTRDDAVLILDTAEEMARVADRPIKKLPTLRGRTVVNLFFEDSTRTRISFEAAAKRLSADVINFSAKGSSVSKGESLKDTALTLEAMGADAVVIRHGASGAPYRLATSGWIDGAVVNAGDGTHEHPTQALLDAFTMRRRLVGADAGLGKDLDGRRITIVGDILHSRVARSNVHLLTTLGAHVTLVAPPTLVPVGVEQWPCDVSYSLDKVLPESDAVMMLRVQRERMNAAYFPTEREYSRRYGLDGERMAKMPEHAIVMHPGPMVRGMEITAEVADSDRCTVVEQVANGVSIRMAVLYLLLGGSEPATTHPSPAARTEENK from the coding sequence ATGAAGCGCCACCTCATCTCGGCCGCCGACCTCACCCGCGACGACGCCGTCCTGATCCTCGACACCGCCGAGGAAATGGCCAGAGTCGCGGACCGGCCGATCAAGAAGCTCCCGACCCTGCGCGGCCGGACCGTCGTCAACCTCTTCTTCGAGGACTCGACGCGGACCCGCATCTCCTTCGAGGCAGCCGCCAAGCGGCTGTCCGCCGATGTCATCAACTTCTCCGCCAAGGGCTCGTCCGTCTCCAAGGGCGAGTCGCTCAAGGACACCGCCCTGACCCTGGAGGCGATGGGCGCCGACGCCGTCGTCATCCGGCACGGCGCCTCCGGCGCCCCCTACCGTCTGGCCACCTCGGGCTGGATCGACGGCGCGGTCGTCAACGCCGGCGACGGCACCCACGAACACCCCACCCAGGCACTCCTGGACGCCTTCACCATGCGCCGCAGACTGGTCGGGGCCGACGCCGGACTCGGCAAGGACCTCGACGGGCGCCGCATCACGATCGTCGGCGACATCCTGCACAGCCGGGTCGCCCGCTCCAACGTCCACCTGCTGACCACCCTCGGCGCCCATGTCACCCTGGTGGCCCCGCCGACCCTGGTCCCGGTCGGCGTCGAGCAGTGGCCGTGCGACGTCAGCTACAGCCTCGACAAGGTGCTGCCGGAGTCGGACGCGGTGATGATGCTCCGTGTGCAGCGTGAGCGGATGAACGCCGCGTACTTCCCGACCGAGCGGGAGTACTCCCGCCGCTACGGCCTGGACGGCGAGCGGATGGCGAAGATGCCCGAGCACGCCATCGTCATGCACCCCGGCCCGATGGTCCGCGGCATGGAGATCACCGCCGAGGTCGCCGACTCCGACCGCTGCACGGTCGTCGAGCAGGTCGCCAACGGAGTCTCCATCCGGATGGCCGTGCTCTACCTGCTGCTGGGCGGCTCCGAGCCCGCCACCACCCACCCGTCGCCCGCCGCCCGTACCGAGGAGAACAAGTAA
- the efp gene encoding elongation factor P has translation MASTNDLKNGLVLKLDGGQLWSVVEFQHVKPGKGPAFVRTKLKNVLSGKVVDKTFNAGVKVETATIDRRDMQFSYMDGEYFVFMDMDTYDQLMVDRKSVGDAANFLIEGFTASVAQHEGEVLYVELPAAVELVVQHTDPGVQGDRSTGGTKPATLETGYEIGVPLFITTGEKIKVDTRSGDYLGRVNS, from the coding sequence GTGGCTTCCACGAACGACCTCAAGAACGGCCTGGTGCTCAAGCTCGACGGAGGCCAGCTCTGGTCCGTCGTCGAGTTCCAGCACGTCAAGCCCGGCAAGGGCCCTGCCTTCGTGCGCACCAAGCTCAAGAACGTGCTCTCCGGCAAGGTCGTCGACAAGACGTTCAACGCCGGTGTGAAGGTCGAAACGGCCACCATCGACCGACGCGACATGCAGTTCTCGTACATGGACGGCGAGTACTTCGTCTTCATGGACATGGACACCTACGACCAGCTGATGGTCGACCGCAAGTCCGTCGGCGACGCCGCCAACTTCCTGATCGAGGGCTTCACCGCCTCCGTGGCGCAGCACGAGGGCGAGGTGCTCTACGTCGAGCTGCCGGCCGCCGTCGAGCTCGTCGTCCAGCACACCGACCCGGGCGTCCAGGGCGACCGTTCCACCGGTGGCACCAAGCCCGCCACGCTGGAGACCGGTTACGAGATCGGTGTTCCGCTCTTCATCACGACCGGTGAGAAGATCAAGGTCGACACGCGTTCGGGCGATTACCTCGGCCGGGTGAACAGCTAA
- the bldD gene encoding transcriptional regulator BldD, with product MSSEYAKQLGAKLRAIRTQQGLSLHGVEEKSQGRWKAVVVGSYERGDRAVTVQRLAELADFYGVPVQELLPGTTPGGAAEPPPKLVLDLERLAHVPPEKAGPLQRYAATIQSQRGDYNGKVLSIRQDDLRTLAVIYDQSPSVLTEQLISWGVLDADARRAVAHDEG from the coding sequence ATGTCCAGCGAATACGCAAAGCAGCTCGGGGCCAAGCTCCGTGCCATCCGCACCCAGCAGGGCCTCTCCCTCCATGGCGTCGAGGAGAAGTCCCAGGGCCGCTGGAAGGCCGTCGTGGTGGGGTCGTACGAGCGCGGTGACCGTGCCGTGACCGTACAGCGCCTCGCCGAGCTGGCCGACTTCTACGGTGTCCCGGTGCAGGAGCTCCTGCCCGGCACGACACCCGGCGGCGCAGCCGAGCCGCCGCCGAAGCTCGTTCTGGACCTGGAGCGCCTCGCCCACGTCCCGCCGGAGAAGGCCGGACCGCTGCAGCGCTACGCGGCAACGATCCAGAGCCAGCGCGGCGACTACAACGGCAAGGTGCTCTCGATCCGCCAGGACGACCTGCGCACGCTTGCCGTGATCTACGACCAGTCGCCGTCCGTGCTCACGGAACAGCTGATCAGCTGGGGCGTGCTGGACGCGGACGCGCGCCGCGCGGTCGCCCACGACGAGGGCTGA
- a CDS encoding dihydroorotase translates to MSKILIRGAKVLGGEPQDVLIDGETIAAVGTGLDAADATVVEAAGQVLLPGLVDLHTHLREPGREDSETVLTGTRAAAIGGFTAVHAMANTFPVADTAGVVEQVWRLGKESGYCDVQPVGAVTVGLEGKQLAELGAMHDSAAGVKVFSDDGKCVDDAVIMRRALEYVKAFDGVVAQHAQEPRLTEGAQMNEGVVSAELGLGGWPAVAEESIIARDVLLAAHVGSRVHICHLSTAGSVEIVRWAKSKGWNVTAEVTPHHLLLTDELVRSYNPVYKVNPPLRTEADVLALREALADGTIDCVATDHAPHPHEDKDCEWAAAAMGMVGLETALSVVQQTMVETGLLDWAGVADRMSLRPAAIGRLDGHGRPVAAGEPANLTLVDPAYRGAVDPAGFASRSRNTPYEGRELPGRVTHTFLRGRATVVDGKLA, encoded by the coding sequence ATGAGCAAGATCCTTATCCGCGGCGCGAAGGTCCTCGGCGGCGAGCCGCAGGACGTCCTGATCGACGGCGAGACCATCGCGGCGGTCGGCACCGGCCTCGACGCCGCCGACGCCACCGTCGTCGAGGCGGCGGGCCAGGTCCTGCTGCCCGGCCTCGTCGACCTCCACACCCATCTGCGCGAGCCCGGCCGGGAGGACTCCGAGACCGTCCTGACCGGCACCCGGGCCGCTGCGATCGGCGGCTTCACCGCCGTGCACGCCATGGCCAACACCTTCCCGGTCGCAGACACCGCCGGTGTCGTCGAGCAGGTCTGGCGGCTCGGCAAGGAGTCCGGCTACTGCGACGTGCAGCCCGTCGGCGCCGTCACCGTCGGCCTGGAGGGCAAGCAGCTCGCCGAACTCGGCGCCATGCACGATTCGGCCGCCGGAGTGAAGGTCTTCTCCGACGACGGCAAGTGCGTCGACGACGCGGTGATCATGCGCCGCGCGCTGGAGTACGTGAAGGCGTTCGACGGAGTCGTCGCCCAGCACGCCCAGGAGCCCCGCCTCACCGAGGGCGCCCAGATGAACGAGGGCGTCGTCTCGGCCGAGCTCGGCCTCGGCGGCTGGCCCGCGGTCGCCGAGGAGTCGATCATCGCCCGCGACGTGCTGCTCGCCGCCCACGTCGGTTCCCGGGTGCACATCTGCCACCTGTCGACCGCCGGTTCCGTCGAGATCGTCCGCTGGGCCAAGTCCAAGGGCTGGAACGTCACCGCCGAGGTCACCCCGCACCACCTGCTCCTCACCGACGAGCTCGTACGCTCCTACAACCCGGTCTACAAGGTGAACCCGCCGCTGCGCACCGAGGCCGACGTCCTGGCCCTGCGCGAGGCCCTCGCCGACGGCACCATCGACTGCGTCGCCACCGACCACGCCCCGCACCCGCACGAGGACAAGGACTGCGAGTGGGCCGCGGCCGCCATGGGCATGGTGGGCCTGGAGACCGCGCTCTCCGTGGTCCAGCAGACGATGGTCGAGACCGGACTGCTCGACTGGGCAGGCGTCGCCGACCGGATGTCGCTGCGCCCGGCCGCCATCGGCCGGCTGGACGGCCACGGCCGGCCCGTCGCGGCGGGCGAGCCCGCCAACCTCACCCTGGTCGATCCGGCATACCGTGGAGCGGTGGACCCCGCGGGCTTCGCCTCCCGCAGCCGCAACACTCCCTACGAGGGGCGCGAGCTGCCGGGCCGAGTGACCCACACCTTCCTGCGGGGCCGTGCCACGGTCGTCGACGGGAAGCTCGCGTGA